GCGGTTTTTTCCTACCCTGGGCCCCCTCCTCATTCTGCTCTCCTGGCTACAGGTGAGCCCCGCGCAGGATCGGGAACGCCTCGGTTGGGAGGAGGTCTTTGCCGAGATGAAGCCTTTCTCTGGCCCGTCTGTGCCGGGCGTGGACACTTCCACGCTGCATGGGAAGGTGGTGACCGGATACCAAGGTTGGTTTGGCACGCCTGAGGACGGGTATTCCCGTGGCTGGGTGCACTATGGCCGCCAGGGACGTTTTTCGCCTAGTCGACTCACCATTGACTACTGGCCCCACACCGAAGAAATGGATCCGGAGGCCTTGGCCAGGACTCGCTTTGTGAAGGCGGATGGCAGCCCTGCCTACGCCTTCTCCAGCGCGCATCCCGATGTGGCCATGACCCACTTTCGCTGGATGAAGGAATATGGCATCGAGGCGGCTTTCCTCCAGCGCTTTGCCACCAATGTCCGCTGGCCGAGCGGGATGCGGCGCAACAACCGGGTTCTCGACAATGTCCGGGCGGCCGCCAACGCCCACGGCCGAGCCTACGTCGTGATGTATGACCTCAGCAGTCTGCCCCGTGGAGGAACCGCAGAGGTGAAGAAGGATTGGAAGCGCTTGGTAGATCACATGCAGCTTACCCGTGATCCCAAAGACCAAGCCTATCTCTCGCACAAGGGCAAGCCGCTCATCGCTCTCTGGGGGGTGGGCTTCCACCCGGACGAAGGGAAAAGGAATTACACCCTTGAGGAGACGGCGGACCTCATTCGCTTTTTCCGCGACGATGCGGACTACGGAAATCTCAGCATCATGCTGGGCGTGCCCACTGGCTGGAGGACTCTCGACCGGGACGCGGACCCCAGCAGCCAAGTCCACGATCTCATTCGCATGGCTGATGTAGTGAGCCCTTGGACGCCGGGGCGCTATCGCTCGATCGAAGAAGCTGAACAACATGCGCAGCACTCCTGGCTACCGGATCTCGCGTGGTGCCAACAAGAAGGCCTCGATTACCTGCCGGTGGTCTTCCCAGGCTTTTCTTGGGGCAATCTTTACCCCGGGGAGGAATTCAATGCCATTCCTCGACAAGGCGGGCACTTTCTCTGGGCCCAATACCGACTCCTCATCAACGGCGGCTGCCGCATGATCTACCAAGCCATGTTTGATGAAATCGATGAAGGAACCCAAATCCTCAAGGTCGATGCCCACCCGCCAGTCGCTCCAGGCCTCACCCTCCTCTCCTACGATCCTTTGCCCGATGACCATTATCTCTGGTTGGTCGGCCAAGCGCAGGATTACCTCGCTTCCAAGAAGCCAGCTCCGCTCGAGCTGCCTCGAAGAGAAGGCCATCTTTATCCCGAAAAGAAAGAGGCGGCTTACAAAGAAGCGGGCAGATAGCGATAGGCGGAGCCCTCCTGCAAGATCCGTCCAAGGCCGGGAAAGTGAAGATGGGTTCCGGCCACCAGGGTCTTCTCCGCAGCCAACTCTTCGAAAAAGGCTTTCCGGGTGGCGGCTGCCTGGGCCGGGTCGGTGTCGAAGGCAAAGCCTGTCTCGGGAAGGGCGGTGTGGACCTCGGCATTGTGCAAAAGGTCCGCGATCATCATGAGCTGCTGCTCCCCGCCATCGATCCTCAAAACGCTGTGCCCAGGAGTGTGACCCGGGGCGGCTCGCAGGGTGAGGCCAGAAGCAATCTCTTTCCCGGGAGCCACCTGCGTGACTTGATCGCCATAGAGGGCCAAGGCTTGGCTCGCGAATTGGAACATGCCCTTGGCCGCCTCGTCGGCTTGGGCCATCTGGCCTTCATCCGTCCAAAACTTGGCTTCGGTCTCATTCAAAACGATCTCGGCCTTGGAAAAAACTTTTTGGCCCTCCGCCGTCAAGAGGCCTCCGATGTGATCGGGGTGCGCGTGCGTGATGACCACCATATCGATCTCCTCGGGCGAGACGCCGACCGCCAAAAGGCCGGCCAGAGTGTGGCCAAAGCCTGGGCCAAAGGCGTCGATGGCCCCCATCCCGGTGTCGATGAGAATGGTCTGGTCCGCCGACTGCAGAAGAAAGGAACAAATGGGTGCGGCGATGGCTTGTCCGTCGATCCCACTGGCCGCGAGCAGTTCATCGATTTGGGCGTCCTCGCTCAAAAAGAAGTCCCGGCCCATCGAGAGCATGCCATCCAGCAAAGCCGTGAGGCGATACTTGCCAAAACGCGCGCTCAAAACCCCCGCAGGGATGGCGGAGGAAACCGCCTGCGAGGCCTGCCCTGAGGCCCGCGGCACCGCGCCGAGAGAGGCCGTTGCCAACAAAAGGCCGCCAAACCGGCGGCGCGAAACTCCAGAGGGATCGGGCGATGTCATCTAGACCCCTACACCCAAAGATCGAGAGAGCCCATGAAATTTGCCCTGCCAGCAGCCCCGACCCAGCGCCTGGCGAAGCCGCTCTTCGAGGAAGCGACCTCCTTTTGCTGACTCCACCTCTTTTCCAAACTTCCCCTCCACCATTGGATCTGGTCGCCGAAATCCGCCGGGCTACCCGCCTTTCCCGTCCGTCCGGCCTGGGTAGGAGAGAAAGAGGGCGGTTCAAAAAAAGAGAAGCGTGGCCACGATCACCAGGAGGCCATAAAGAAACATCGGAATCATATTCAGCCGAAGAATGCGGCCCTCTTCCTGGCTGATGCCCAGGATGGAGCAAATGGCCACAATGTTGTTGATGCAGACCATATTGCCCATGGAGGCGCCCACGGATTGGAGCGCCAAGACGGTCGAAGCAGAGAGATGAAGCGTCTCCGCCACCGAATACTGGATGCTGCCAAAAGTGAGATTGGAAATGGTAGCCGAGCCGGAGAAGAAGGAACCGATCGCGCCCAGAAAGGGAGCCAGCAGGGGCCACTGCTCCCCGGTGGCGGCGGCCAGGGAGCTGCCGATGATTTCGGCACTGGAGCGCTCTCCCCCCATCATGACCAAGCGCACATACACGAGCGCTCCCAGGAGGGCCAAGGTGGGCTTGGCCATCGTCTGGCCGACCTCCCCGAGCGCTCCCCGCAGAGTGCTCCCGGAGGTGCGGTAGAGCGCAAAGGTCACCAAAGAGATCAGGAAAAAGGGGATCAAGGCCGGGACGTAGAGAATCTGATAAGACCAGGAAACAGGGGTCGCAAAAATCTCCTCCAGAGAGACCACCAGAGAAGCGCTAAGCGAGAACTGCCCCCACCAACCCCAGCTCGCGGAGAGGCCGCCGGCCGTCGAGGTCAAAAGGGGCTTCAGGCCGAGGTCCGGGATGCGCGTCAGAAGAAGGAGCAAGACCGTGCCCCAGAGGGGAAAAAAGGCTTTCACCAGCCCGCCTGTGACCGGCGATTCGGCTTCCGGCGTCGGAGCGGCGGCTCTTGGAGCTTCTTTCTGATCGAGACCGAGACCTCGGGAGGCCAAGGCGATCGAAAGAAGAAAGCCCATTCCCCCCGCCACCAAAGCGGGGAACTCGTAGCTGAAAAACCCCAGGGCGATGTAGGGAACCACGCAGGCGGCCACGCTCAGATAAATGTAAAGCCAGTTGGCGCGCGCCCGCTTCCAACCCACGGCCGTGGCGACCGCGAAAAAAGGAATGAACAAGGCCGCCGCGCCATGCAGCAGGACCGACTTGATGCCCACCTCTCGCAAAAGGGCCGCCCTCGCGCTCGGATCGAGTGCTTCCAAAACCGGGGCGAAGCCATACCAAGTCGGCGTGCCCACCGCCCCGAAGGAGACCGGGACCGAATTCATCACCAGGCAAAAGACCGCCACTCGGAAAGCCGGCAGCCCGAGTCCGACCAAGATAGGCCCGGCCAACGCGGCCGGCGTGCCAAAGCCGCTCGCGCCCTCGATCAAAAAGGAAAAGGCCCAGCCCACGATCATCAACTGCGCCACCCGATTGGTCGTGATGGAGTTGAGCCAGGTCCGAATCCGCCCCATCGCTCCGGTGGCTTCCATTGAGCGAAAAAGCAAAATGGCCCCCGCAATGATGGAAATGGGGATGAGGGCCGAGAGCAAGCCTTGCAGGACCGTGGCGTGGATCAGCACCGGGGCGTCCCGAAAATAAAGGAGCCGCACCAGATACATCACCAGCGCGACCAAGGGCAAGGCCCGCTGCGAGGGCATGGCGGAGGGTTTTGCCATCAAGTAGATCAGCAAAACGACCGGGAAGGTAGCCAAGACCAAATCCATGCCGCGTCACTCTACTCCCGGCCTCTCTGAGAACGAGCGCTAAATCTCCCCTCTCACTTCGCCAGGAAAGCCGAAGCCATCGTGGCTCGCCCACCAGGCCCTCGCGTCCCGGCCAAGGAAGATGATAGATACCGGCACCCTCGAACGATTCCTCTACCACCAACCCGCCCGCGCTTCTCCCCCTTTCTTAGCCCATGCGCCTCTCCACCACTCTTCTCTGGCTGGTCGCCTGGGTCAGCCTGGCCCTGTCTTCGATCGCTTCCGCCCAGCCAGACGCGCGGCCCAACGTTCTTTTCATCGCCATCGATGACCTCCGCAACCAACTCGGCTGCTACGGGGACTCCCGCATGGTCACCCCGCATATCGATCGCCTCGCGGAAAAGGGAGTCTTGTTTCAGCAACACTATGTCTCGCAGCCCATCTGCGTGGCCTCGCGCGCCGCTCTCCTCACGAGCCTCCGGGCCGAGCGGACCCAAGGGAACTCCGGTTGGGCCAAGGTGCCCGGGGTGCAAACCATCGGAAGAACCTTTGGAGACTCGGGCTACTTCACGGCTGCCCTCGGGAAGATCTGGCACTTGGCGGGCGGGCGCTTCAAAAAAGAGGTCTTGGATCGCTTCGATGTGGAGTGGACCCGGCCCTTGGCATCACGTTATGGCGACCCCCAGTTGTCCGCCATCTGGGAAAGCGAAAACCAAAACACCAAGCAGAAAAAGGGCAAACTGCCCGCGGCCGAGAAACCTCTCGACCTGCCGGATGAAGCCTACGGCGATGGCCTGCTGGCCCAGGAGAGCATCGCCGTCCTGAACCAAGCAGCCGATTCCGGCAAGCCCTTCCTCCTCATGGTGGGCTTCTACAAACCCCATCTGCCTTTCAATGCGCCCAAAAAATACTGGGACCTCTATGACCCGAATGATCTCCCCGGGACGCCCGACTTGGAGACCCTGCCCGAAGACGCCTCCTCCTTCCAATTGCGCAAAAAGCACGATCTCTGGGGCTACCAGGAAGGCTTCACCTTCAAGAACCCCCCCGCAGGCGAAGCCGCCCGGGATCTCCGCCACGGCTACGCCGCCTGCATCAGCTTTGTGGACGCCCAAGTGGGCAAAGTCCTGGCCGAACTCGATCGGCTGGCTCTCACGGACAACACCATCGTGGTCCTCTGGTCTGACCATGGCTACCAACTGGGGCACCTGGGAAGCTGGACCAAGCTCACCAACTTTGAAATGACGGCCGGCTCCCCGCTCATCATCTCCGCCCCAGGCTTCGCGCGGGGGAGCCGGACCAAGAAGATCGTCGAATCAGTTGACCTCTTCCCCACCCTCGTCGACCTCTGCGGGCTCGACGAATTGGAAATCACCGACGGCGTCACGCTCCGGCCCTTACTCGAAGATCCCCAATCGCGGGAGTGGACCGAACCGGCCTTCCACGCCGTCAATCGTGGCGGAAAAGTCGGTCATGCCGTGCGCGATGCGCGTTATCGCTACATCGAATGGCGCTCAGGCTGGGGCCAGGAAGGCAAGGTGCTGGAAGTGGAGCTTTACGATTTTCAGAAATTCCCTGAAGAGCGGGTTAATGTGGCCGCCAACCCGGAATACCAAGGCGAGCGCGAACGCCTCGCCCAGCTCCTCTGGACATGGGAATGATCCCAGCCTTTCTTGCCATAGCCCACCCTCCCACTCTGACCCCACCTATGAAACCCTACCTCCCCCTACTCCTCGCCCTGAGCTGCCTAGGCCTTAGCTCGGCTGCCGCAGCCAACCGCCCCAACGTCCTCTTTCTCGCGGTCGATGACCTCCGGTCCCAACTCGGCTGCTACGGCGACACCGACATGGTCACCCCGCACATCGACGCCCTGGCGGCCGAAGGAGTGCTCTTCCGCCACCACTACGTCTCCCACCCCATCTGCATCCCCTCCCGGGCCGCCCTCCTGACCAGCTTGCGTTCCGAGCGGACCCAGCAGGTCTACGGGCCCGCCAAGTGGGTCGCGTTCGATGGCGTGCAAACCCTCGGCCGGACCTTCGGCGAGGCGGGCTACGCCACCGCCTCCTTGGGCAAAGTCTGGCACACCGCGGGCAAGGTCGACCCCGCTCTCCAAGACCGCTTTGATTTCACCTGGAAGCGACCGGATGGGACCATCTACGCCGATCCCGAATACTCCAAACTTCGCCAAACCCTCGACTATGGAGACAAGCAGGGCATGCGGCGGATCAAAGCCCAGCTCCCAGCCGCCGAGGGCCCGCTCGACGTGCCGGACGAAGCCTATGGAGATGGGCTCATGGTGGGCGAAGCCATCGGTTTCATCCGCAAGTCTCTCCAGGCCAAAAAACCCTTCATGGCAGTGGTCGGCTTCCAAAAACCCCACCTCCCCTTCAATGCGCCCAAAAAATACTGGGACCTCTACGACGCGGACCATCCCCCCGGCACCCCCACTCTCGAGACCCTCCCCGAAGCGGGTGCCTCCTACCAGATCCGGACCAACCACGAACTCTGGCGCTACGCTGAAGGCTTCAGACTTCAGAACCCCCCGCAAGGCGCGGCCGCCAACCGCCTGCGCCAGGCCTACGCCGCCTGCATCAGCTACGTCGACGCGCAGATTGGCAAACTCCTGGCCGAGCTGGATCGTCTCGACCTGCGCGATGACACCATCATCGTCTTCTGGAGCGACCACGGCTTCCAACTCGGTCACCTCGGCAGTTGGACCAAATGCACCAACATGGAAATGACCGCCGGATCGCCCCTCATCATCTCCGCTCCCGGATTCGCCCGCGGAGCTGTCACCACGCGGGTGGTCGAATCGGTCGATCTCTTCCCGACCTTGGTGGACCTCTGCGGACTGCCGCCTCTGGAAATCACCGATGGCATCAGCTTGCGCCCCCTCCTGCGCGACCCCATGAGCCGGGCCTGGACCTACCCCGGCTACCACATCGTGCGGCGGGGCGGCCCGCCTCTGGGTCGGGCCGTCCGGGACGAGCGCTTTCGCTACATCGAGTGGCGCAAGGACTGGAGCGAGGACAGCAAGGTCCTGGCAGTCGAACTCTACGACTACCAAAAACACCCCGAAGAGCGCATCAATGTGGCGGACAACCCCGAGTATGCCGACGAGCGGGAGCGCCTAGCCGAACTCCTTTGGCAATGGGACGCCAAGGCCAACGCCTCCGCCTCCCTCTGACTCTCCCTCCCCCCTTTTTTGCCGAAACCAGCCCGATGAACCCTCTCGCCCGCCTGCCCCACGCCCGCTCCCTCGCCACCCTGGGGATGGCCCTCAGCCTGGGCCTCTCGGCACCTCTGGCAACTCGGGCCCCGGCCTCGCCTCTCTCTGACCCCGAGGCCACGCCGGAAACCATCCGCCTCTACCAAAACCTCAAGCTGGCGGCCAAGCACCGGCTGCTCTACGGCCAAATGCGCGCCTTCAGCCGGGGGAAACACACCCCGAGCGAGAAAGAACGGCAGGAAAACCCCCTCGAGCTGGCTTCGGACAGCCTGGCGCTGGTCGGCAAAAACCCCGCCCTGGTCGAATTCGGGCTCCATCTTTACGAGGACTATGAATTCTGGCAGACCATCGCGCCCGAACTCCATCGGCGGGGCATCCTGATCAGCCTCAGCTCGCACTCCCGGAATCCCGACCTAGCCGTCCCCCACAACAACTCTCACAAAAGCAACGAAGGCGACCCCGTCACCAAAGTCCTCGACCGGGAGAGCCCGGACCACCGAGCCTACATGAAAGTCCTCCGCCGCTACGGAGAATTCATCCGCGGACTCCGGGATGAAAACGGCCGTCCCATCCCCGTTCTCCTGCGGCTCTACCACGAACACACCGGCAACTGGTTCTGGTGGGGCACCAAAACCTGCACCCCGCAACAATACAACGAACTCTGGAGGATGACGATCGACTTCCTGCGGGACGAAATGGACCTTCACCATCTCATCCTCGTGATTTCCCCGAGCAAACCGGACAGCGAGGAAAAATTCCTCCGTCGATTTCCCGGCCAAGACTACATCGATGTCTACGGCTTCGATAGCTACGCCTACGAGGACGGACCCCAAATCCTGCTGACCTGCGCGCGGGTCGTGGTGAACCTCGCGCGCCAACACGGCAAAGTCGCCGCCATCACCGAATTCGGCTACAAAAACGGCCTCACCGAAGAGACAGCCGCCGATCACTACAGTCGGATGTTCCTGGACAATCTCAAGAACGACCCCGTGGCCCACGAAGTGGCCTACGCCCTGACCTGGTTCGGAAATGGCAGCCAGCGCAGCAGCAGCAACTGGAGCCCCTACCAGGACGAGCCCTCCACCCGACACCTCCATCCGGACTTCCTCAAGTTCTCTCAAGACACTTGGACCGCGTTTGAAGGGGACCTGCCGAACCTCTACACGTTCCAGAGAGAGCAACCTTGAAGCGCTCCCTTCACGGAGGCCCCCCCGTCATCCCAGGAAAGCGCCTGCGCTGGCTCGCTTGCGTGGGCTGGCTCCTCTTGGGGCCGGGAGGCAGCCTGGTCTCGGGCGAAAGCATCGCGGTTCTCCTGGACCAACAGCGGCGGGCGCTCGGGCTGACGGGCAACCTGGGGAGAGATTTTGTCTCCGCCCTCCAGGAGGGACGGGAAACCCCCATTCCAGACTTTTCCTACGTCGGCTACCACTTGGGCGAAAAAGCCGTGCCGGAGGAAGGCGCCTTCGAAGTCAACCGGCGCTTTCCGGTCACCGACTTTGGGGCCCGGCCCAACGATGGCCAGGACGACCAAGCCGGCGTGCAAGCGGCCATCGACGCGGCCACCGCCCACGGGGGCGGCGTCGTCTTCTTCCCGCCCGGCGTCTTTCACTTCCGCACCGACCCACTCGCTCCCCGCGAACCACTCCGGGTCCGTCACTCCCACATCGTCTTGAAAGGCTCCGGCGTCGGACCCGCCGGCACCATCCTCCACCTCGTGCATGACAACTGGGACGGACCCAGCCAGGCCAACCGGACCGCCCAAAATGGCAGCCCCTACTACGGCATGCTTCAAAACGAAGGGGAGCCCTTCCTGCACTTTTTGGGCGACCCCACCTCCGGCCCTTCCTTCGGGAAATTGGCTGCACCCGCTCTCCGTCCTACTCGAGAGTTGATCTTCGAAGACGTGGACGGGCTTCAGGCCGGGGACTTTGTGGCGATCCAGTATGAGACCGACGCCCCCTCCGCCCGCGACTACCTCATCTACGGCCTGCCCACCCAGCCGGAGTGGGGCCTCAGCCAGAAGGCCACCCTCCGGGAATTTCACGAAGTGGAATCGGTCGAAGGCACCCGCGTCACCCTTCGCTCGGGCCTCTTCACCAGCCTTCAGCCGGAATGGGGCGTGCGCCTGCGGAAAGGGGCGCATCTGCGCGAGTGCGGCGTGGAAGACCTCACCTTCCTGGGAGCTTGGGTCGGGCAGTTTTCTCACCACCGCAGCATGATGGACAACACGGGATGGCGTTTCGTCGTCGCCTCCGGGGTGCGGGATTTCTGGATGCGCCGCGTCCATGCCATCAATGGAACCGCGCTTCTCCTGGCCGAGCACTCCGCCCGCCTCTCTCTCTACCAACTCCGCCACTTTGGGTCGGTGGCCCACAATGGCCCCAAGGCGGGGCGTTCGACCGGGACCTTCATCGGGCATTTCTTCGACGAGAGTGACGGGCTGCTCCACCCGCTAGGCGCAGGCTATCACCACGTGGGGCTGGTGCTCTGGCGCAGCCGCCTCCATCCGGAGAGGGGCTTCGACTTCCACGGGAAATACTCCGTGGCCTCCCTCATGGACCGGATCGAGGGAGGAGGTCTCTTCGACTCGGGAGGCCCCAGCAATGCCTTCCCCCATCACGGGCGGGACATGGTCTTCTGGAATTTCTTCTTCAGTCCCGAGTATGAAAAACGCCCAAAGGAAAACTCGCTCTGGGGCCCCCGCCCCTCCTTTGCGGCCCCCTTTGTGGTCGGGCTCCACGGGCAAGACATCCCTCTCAGCCCGGAGATGACCATGACCAATGAAGGGCAGGGGCAACGGGTGGCCCCGGAATCGCTCTACGAAGCGCAACTGGCCTATCGCCTCCAGCGGACCCCGGCCTGGCTCGAGACCCTCAAGCGACAAAAAACCGCCTTCCTGGCCGCGGCCCCCATTCCCTTCTTCCGCAGCGGCCAGGATCGCCGCAACCCCCATCGCTTCGTCCAGTCCTTCCCCTTGCGCCACCTGGCCTGGCAGGTGGCTGGCCTCTCGGGCTTGCGGGGCGGTAATCTCGTGCAGCTAAAGGGGGAGGAGCCAGCCGCCGACCTGCGGGCGGAAACCGATTTCGTCATGCTCCGCCAACTGCTCTGGTGTTTGGGCCACTACGCTGAAGGGTTCACTTTGCGCAAAGAAGACCCCCGCCAGACCTCCTCGGGCAACGAAATCTCCTTCGAGCGAGACGAAGCCCGCCGACTGACGCGGGTCACCCTCCATCTGGCCCAGCCCGCCCCCACGGGCTTTCTCAAAAAAGCCGCGTCTCGCCAGACTCTCGCTTGGAAGGAATTCCAATCGGCTGAAAACCTGGCGGCCGCCCTCGAAGCGCGCCTCGATTACCAGGAAGGCGAGGACACCATCCGGATCACCGTTCCCGATCTACCCCGGCTCTAATACCAAGCTGCAGAATTGGCTGGTAGAATGGCCGAGTGGATTTCGGGCCAGACCAAGACGCGACGAGGGCGCGGTGCAGGCACCGTAACCGAGGAGCAACGCTGGGCTGGCTCGAAAGACACCGGCTCTTCCTTCCCCGCGCTTCAGCGCCTCTTCCCCACAACACCTCCCCTCCATTCTTCCAGTGAATTCTGGAGCTTGGTATTATACCAAGCAGCCCTCAAGAAGAAGATCGAAGACAGGTGGCCGCTTCGTAGACTCTTCAGGCCCATGTCTTCCCCTCCCTCCCTTTGGTCCGGCTGCGGCGGCCACAAGTTTTGGCTCGCGACCAGTCTCGCCCTCTCGGCGGGCTTGCTGGGACTCGGCTTGGCCGGGTTGGAGAGCCCTGCGGATCCCGGGGGATGGGTCCGGTTTCTCGGTCGATTTCACCCCGTCATCCTGCACCTGCCCATCGGGGCGCTCCTGCTCTTGGCGCTCTGGGAGGCCTGTCTCTGGTGGCGGGGGGCCAGCATTCCCGGGCTGGTGCCCGTGCTCTTCGCGGCCGTCTCGGCCAGCCTGGCGGCTTGGCTCGGATGGCTCTTGGGCAAGACAGGGAACTATGACACGGCCCTCCTGGATCGCCATCTTTGGGGCGGCATCCTGACAGCCATTCTCTCGATCTGGGTGGCGCTGGCCAAATTTTGGTGGGAAGCGCGCCCGACCCGCAGCCGCCAACGGCTCTACCGCGGCTTGCTCGCGAGCACTTGTCTGGTGATGCTCTGGGCCAGCCACGACGGGGGCTCCCTCACCCACGGCAAGGGCTTTCTCACCGACCACGCCCCCCCTTGGCTGCGGGCGGCCTTGCTTTTGCCCGAGCGGGAAGAGCCGGTCGAAAAGGAGCCGAGCGAGAGCGCGGACCCGGTGGTCTTTGCCGAGCTGGTTTTCCCGATTTTTGAGGCCAAATGCCTCTCCTGCCACAACCAGGAAAAACAGGAAGGGGACCTCCGGATGGACACCTTCGCGGCCCTGGTCCGCGGGGGCGACCTCGGGCCCTCCGTGGTGCCGGGTGACGTGGAGCGGAGCGAGTTTCTCTACCGCATCCATCTTCCGCTGGAGGACGAGTGGCACATGCCTCCCGATGGCAAGCTCCAGGTCACCGCCGAGGAACTCCTCGTGATGGAATGGTGGGTGGAGCAAGGCGCCTCCGAGCACGCCACCCGGAGCCAGTTGGCCAGCACCGCGGAGGTCGACCAAGCGATCGCCTCCCTCAAAAATCCCCCGTGACCAGGGCGAGGTGCCTGAGCCCCCCTTCGGTCAGGCCCACCTGGTGGCCGCTCCCGCTCAGGCGGCCGACCGTGTTCCAACTGTGGGGATGGGCCGAGTACTCCACCCAAGTGAGAGTGGGCTGGCTGACCTTTCGCTGGCTGGGCTCAATCTTGACCGGAAAGCCCGCCCCCGTGAAGGAGATTTCCCAGGAAGAGTGACTTCCAAAGCGGGCGCTCTGCCCTTCCCCTAGCCATGGGTAGCGGGCCAGCAGAGACAGCTTCCCGTTCTTGGGCACCGCCACCCGGTAGTAGGGCTCCATTTCCCGTCGAATGAAGCGCACCAAATCGAGGTCGGCCTCCCGGCGATGTTCCAAGTAAAGCTTCGCCAAGTCGAGACCGCTCAGATTCAGGCCATTGTAATTGCCGTGGTAATTCGTGCCGGAGGCATATTCATCGTGCCACTTTTGGAAGTCATCCGAGTAGCGCAGATTGAGCTCCAGATGGACGTGGGCCCGGGTCCGGTCGAGGCCCCGCCCCGTCCAACCCATCAGCCCCAGCCCCTTCCCAGCTGGGACGCGCTGACCCCGCTTCACCGTGATGGTTCGCAGATGGGCGTAGAGGCTGTAAAAGGGGCCTTGTCCCCAGTCGTGCTCCAGGACCACGTAGAGCCCGTAGTTGCTGCGCCCGCTCACGGTATTGGTGTGCACGACCTGGCCGGAGGCGATGGCCCGGACCACGTCTTGGGGCGCGCCGCTGGCATCGCGCGCCACCGGCTTGATGTCGAGGCCTTCGTGAAAGCGCGCGTAGACGATGCTGCCATCGGCCGCTCGCTTGGCGTTGCGGGAAAAGCCATACTGGCCCCCCCGCCATTCGTTCCAACTGCGGCCCTCGAAGTTCCGGTGGGTGTATTGGTAAAAGCGCGAGGGGTCCTGGCTGAAAATCGCCTGGTTCTCCGTTGGCAAGCGGAGCCCGAGGGGCTGCCCGGAGGCCATCCCCAGCAGCCCCACCGCGCAAAAGACCCGCAGAAACATC
This sequence is a window from Verrucomicrobiota bacterium. Protein-coding genes within it:
- a CDS encoding glycoside hydrolase family 71/99-like protein, which produces MRFFPTLGPLLILLSWLQVSPAQDRERLGWEEVFAEMKPFSGPSVPGVDTSTLHGKVVTGYQGWFGTPEDGYSRGWVHYGRQGRFSPSRLTIDYWPHTEEMDPEALARTRFVKADGSPAYAFSSAHPDVAMTHFRWMKEYGIEAAFLQRFATNVRWPSGMRRNNRVLDNVRAAANAHGRAYVVMYDLSSLPRGGTAEVKKDWKRLVDHMQLTRDPKDQAYLSHKGKPLIALWGVGFHPDEGKRNYTLEETADLIRFFRDDADYGNLSIMLGVPTGWRTLDRDADPSSQVHDLIRMADVVSPWTPGRYRSIEEAEQHAQHSWLPDLAWCQQEGLDYLPVVFPGFSWGNLYPGEEFNAIPRQGGHFLWAQYRLLINGGCRMIYQAMFDEIDEGTQILKVDAHPPVAPGLTLLSYDPLPDDHYLWLVGQAQDYLASKKPAPLELPRREGHLYPEKKEAAYKEAGR
- a CDS encoding MBL fold metallo-hydrolase; protein product: MTSPDPSGVSRRRFGGLLLATASLGAVPRASGQASQAVSSAIPAGVLSARFGKYRLTALLDGMLSMGRDFFLSEDAQIDELLAASGIDGQAIAAPICSFLLQSADQTILIDTGMGAIDAFGPGFGHTLAGLLAVGVSPEEIDMVVITHAHPDHIGGLLTAEGQKVFSKAEIVLNETEAKFWTDEGQMAQADEAAKGMFQFASQALALYGDQVTQVAPGKEIASGLTLRAAPGHTPGHSVLRIDGGEQQLMMIADLLHNAEVHTALPETGFAFDTDPAQAAATRKAFFEELAAEKTLVAGTHLHFPGLGRILQEGSAYRYLPASL
- a CDS encoding L-lactate permease, with translation MDLVLATFPVVLLIYLMAKPSAMPSQRALPLVALVMYLVRLLYFRDAPVLIHATVLQGLLSALIPISIIAGAILLFRSMEATGAMGRIRTWLNSITTNRVAQLMIVGWAFSFLIEGASGFGTPAALAGPILVGLGLPAFRVAVFCLVMNSVPVSFGAVGTPTWYGFAPVLEALDPSARAALLREVGIKSVLLHGAAALFIPFFAVATAVGWKRARANWLYIYLSVAACVVPYIALGFFSYEFPALVAGGMGFLLSIALASRGLGLDQKEAPRAAAPTPEAESPVTGGLVKAFFPLWGTVLLLLLTRIPDLGLKPLLTSTAGGLSASWGWWGQFSLSASLVVSLEEIFATPVSWSYQILYVPALIPFFLISLVTFALYRTSGSTLRGALGEVGQTMAKPTLALLGALVYVRLVMMGGERSSAEIIGSSLAAATGEQWPLLAPFLGAIGSFFSGSATISNLTFGSIQYSVAETLHLSASTVLALQSVGASMGNMVCINNIVAICSILGISQEEGRILRLNMIPMFLYGLLVIVATLLFF
- a CDS encoding sulfatase, with the translated sequence MRLSTTLLWLVAWVSLALSSIASAQPDARPNVLFIAIDDLRNQLGCYGDSRMVTPHIDRLAEKGVLFQQHYVSQPICVASRAALLTSLRAERTQGNSGWAKVPGVQTIGRTFGDSGYFTAALGKIWHLAGGRFKKEVLDRFDVEWTRPLASRYGDPQLSAIWESENQNTKQKKGKLPAAEKPLDLPDEAYGDGLLAQESIAVLNQAADSGKPFLLMVGFYKPHLPFNAPKKYWDLYDPNDLPGTPDLETLPEDASSFQLRKKHDLWGYQEGFTFKNPPAGEAARDLRHGYAACISFVDAQVGKVLAELDRLALTDNTIVVLWSDHGYQLGHLGSWTKLTNFEMTAGSPLIISAPGFARGSRTKKIVESVDLFPTLVDLCGLDELEITDGVTLRPLLEDPQSREWTEPAFHAVNRGGKVGHAVRDARYRYIEWRSGWGQEGKVLEVELYDFQKFPEERVNVAANPEYQGERERLAQLLWTWE
- a CDS encoding sulfatase codes for the protein MKPYLPLLLALSCLGLSSAAAANRPNVLFLAVDDLRSQLGCYGDTDMVTPHIDALAAEGVLFRHHYVSHPICIPSRAALLTSLRSERTQQVYGPAKWVAFDGVQTLGRTFGEAGYATASLGKVWHTAGKVDPALQDRFDFTWKRPDGTIYADPEYSKLRQTLDYGDKQGMRRIKAQLPAAEGPLDVPDEAYGDGLMVGEAIGFIRKSLQAKKPFMAVVGFQKPHLPFNAPKKYWDLYDADHPPGTPTLETLPEAGASYQIRTNHELWRYAEGFRLQNPPQGAAANRLRQAYAACISYVDAQIGKLLAELDRLDLRDDTIIVFWSDHGFQLGHLGSWTKCTNMEMTAGSPLIISAPGFARGAVTTRVVESVDLFPTLVDLCGLPPLEITDGISLRPLLRDPMSRAWTYPGYHIVRRGGPPLGRAVRDERFRYIEWRKDWSEDSKVLAVELYDYQKHPEERINVADNPEYADERERLAELLWQWDAKANASASL
- a CDS encoding glycosyl hydrolase, translating into MNPLARLPHARSLATLGMALSLGLSAPLATRAPASPLSDPEATPETIRLYQNLKLAAKHRLLYGQMRAFSRGKHTPSEKERQENPLELASDSLALVGKNPALVEFGLHLYEDYEFWQTIAPELHRRGILISLSSHSRNPDLAVPHNNSHKSNEGDPVTKVLDRESPDHRAYMKVLRRYGEFIRGLRDENGRPIPVLLRLYHEHTGNWFWWGTKTCTPQQYNELWRMTIDFLRDEMDLHHLILVISPSKPDSEEKFLRRFPGQDYIDVYGFDSYAYEDGPQILLTCARVVVNLARQHGKVAAITEFGYKNGLTEETAADHYSRMFLDNLKNDPVAHEVAYALTWFGNGSQRSSSNWSPYQDEPSTRHLHPDFLKFSQDTWTAFEGDLPNLYTFQREQP